The following proteins are encoded in a genomic region of Hirundo rustica isolate bHirRus1 chromosome 3, bHirRus1.pri.v3, whole genome shotgun sequence:
- the TLR5 gene encoding LOW QUALITY PROTEIN: toll-like receptor 5 (The sequence of the model RefSeq protein was modified relative to this genomic sequence to represent the inferred CDS: inserted 6 bases in 4 codons; deleted 2 bases in 2 codons; substituted 1 base at 1 genomic stop codon) encodes MTLCHQLLLVFGLSLVVTLAGGGCASRSCYSEAQVSMYFFCSLTDVPPVPKDTVKLFLTFSFIRQVTVTSFPLLEHLFLLEIGAQLVGPVTIGKGAFRSLPDLPILDLGNTKILQLDLDAFVGLSRLTVLRLFHNSLGDSILEERYFQDLIRRISLEELDLSANKITKLHPHPLFYNLTALKSVNLKSNWISNFCQTNLNRFQGKXFLFFNLGSNNLYKTEDVAXAKCSNPFKNITFKSLDLSKNGWSTERVQYLFTAIKGTQINYLIFSTHIMGSGSGYDNFKNLDYSTFARLGRSNLRIFDVSQGSIFSLNSLIFQSLGNLESLNLFKNKINQIQRQTFFGLGNLKTLNLSSNLLCELYDYTFEGLHSVTHIDLQQNHFGMIGDKSFRQLVNLKMIDLRDNAIKRLPSFPHLTYAFLGDNNLMSVADRAITATYLELQRNWLADLGDLYTLFQIPDPQYIFLKQNRFSYCAKSANVIENNQLVYMDLGENMVQLVWERDLCLDVFGALPKLQVLHLNNNYLSALPQEIVRGLTSLKRLKHLASNLLSHLSPGLFPQSLTNLNLSGNQLFSPEPEVFMTLSILDITHHNCVCDCALKSLLAWLNEANVTLAGSLSDRGDCLLPPAFEGVPLSHLEHDGCDGDELQQTLRFSLCVVCSVVPLVLLVAVMVFARCRGICFVWYKTITRRLMDNQPXVADKIQXKNDFEWVQNSLLRHLDSQYFDKNRFTLCFEERDFLPGEEHINNIRDAIWNCRRTICIVTRQFLKDGWCVEVFNFAQSRYXSDLKDVLIMVVVGSLSQYQLKKHKPIRNFLQRSQYLRWPKDYQDVDWFLDNLSCQILKEKEVQRKTSGIELQPIPSVSHGLCEFLANIPFPTVPWQE; translated from the exons ATGACGTTGTGTCATCAGCTCCTACTTGTCTTTGGCCTGTCACTGGTGGTCACTTTGGCTGGTGGGGGGTGTGCATCTAGAAGCTGCTACTCAGAAGCCCAAGTCTCCATGTATTTTTTCTGCAGCCTCACAGATGTTCCACCTGTGCCAAAGGATACAGTGAAGCTTTTCCTGACTTTCAGTTTTATCAGACAAGTGACTGTGACTTCGTTTCCACTGCTGGAGCACTTGTTCCTGTTGGAAATCGGAGCCCAGTTAGTTGGTCCTGTTACCATAGGGAAAGGAGCGTTCAGGAGCCTGCCAGACCTTCCTATCTTAGACTTGGGAAACACTAAGATTCTTCAGCTGGATCTTGATGCTTTTGTGGGCTTGTCAAGGCTGACTGTCCTCCGTCTGTTTCACAACTCCCTTGGAGACTCCATCCTGGAAGAGCGTTACTTTCAAGATTTGATTAGAAGAATTTCATTAGAAGAATTGGATCTTTCAgcaaataaaatcacaaaactTCATCCTCATCCCTTATTTTATAATCTAACAGCCTTGAAAAGTGTGAACCTGAAATCCAACTGGATATCCAACTTCTGTCAAACTAATCTTAACAGATTCCAAggaa actttttattttttaaccttgGTTCTAATAATTTGTACAAGACAGAAGATGTGG TCGCCAAGTGCTCCAatcctttcaaaaatattacatttaaGTCACTAGACCTTAGTAAAAATGGCTGGAGCACAGAGAGAGTCCAGTATCTCTTCACAGCCATTAAAGGGactcaaataaattatttaatatttagcaCTCATATAATGGGTTCAGGATCTGGCTATGATAACTTTAAAAATCTAGATTATTCTACTTTTGCAAGACTAGGAAGAAGTAATCTTAGGATCTTTGATGTTTCACAGGGTTCCATATTCTCTCTCAATTCTTTAATCTTTCAAAGTCTTGGCAATCTGGAATCACTGAATCTTTTCAAAAACAAGATAAATCAGATCCAAAGGCAAACATTTTTTGGCCTGGGCAACCTAAAAACCCTCAATCTCTCAAGTAACCTTTTGTGTGAGTTGTATGATTATACTTTTGAGGGTCTGCATAGTGTAACACATATTGATTTACAGCAAAATCATTTTGGGATGATTGGTGACAAATCATTCAGGCAATTAGTAAATCTGAAAATGATTGATCTCCGAGACAATGCCATTAAAAGACTCCCTTCCTTTCCACATCTGACCTATGCCTTTTTAGGTGACAATAATCTAATGTCTGTAGCTGACAGAGCAATAACTGCAACATACCTTGAATTACAAAGAAATTGGTTGGCAGACTTAGGTGACCTGTATACTCTTTTCCAAATTCCAGATCCACAGTATATCTTCTTAAAACAGAACCGTTTCTCTTACTGTGCAAAAAGTGCTAATGTTATAGAAAACAATCAGTTAGTATATATGGATCTAGGTGAAAACATGGTACAGCTGGTGTGGGAGAGAGATTTATGTTTGGATGTGTTTGGGGCATTGCCCAAACTTCAGGTTCTACATCTGAATAACAACTACCTTAGTGCTCTTCCACAGGAGATTGTTAGAGGGCTAACATCTCTTAAAAGACTT AAACACCTGGCTTCCAACCTGTTGTCTCATCTTTCTCCCGGGCTTTTCCCACAAAGCCTAACAAACCTAAACTTATCTGGAAACCAGCTGTTTTCCCCTGAGCCTGAAGTCTTTATGACTTTGAGTATTCTGGATATAACACATCATAACTGTGTCTGTGATTGTGCTTTAAAGAGCCTGCTGGCGTGGCTGAATGAAGCCAATGTGACCCTGGCTGGCTCCCTGTCAGACAGG GGTGACTGCCTGCTCCCCCCTGCCTTTGAAGGGGTGCCCCTGTCGCATCTGGAACACGATGGTTGTGATGGGGACGAACTCCAGCAGACACTCAGATTCTCACTGTGCGTCGTCTGCTCGGTCGTTCCCCTCGTGCTTCTGGTGGCAGTCATGGTCTTTGCTCGCTGCCGGGGGATTTGTTTCGTCTGGTATAAAACCATCACAAGAAGACTGATGGACAACCAACCATGAGTAGCAGATAAAATCCA CAAAAATGACTTTGAATGGGTCCAGAATTCTTTACTAAGGCACCTGGATTCACAGTATTTTGATAAAAACAGATTTACCTTGTGTTTTGAGGAAAGAGATTTCTTGCCTGGAGAAGAACATATCAACAATATTCGTGATGCCATTTGGAACTGCAGGAGAACAATATGCATTGTGACCAGGCAGTTTCTCAAAGATGGGTGGTGTGTGGAAGTCTTTAATTTCGCCCAGAGCAGGTA TAGTGACCTGAAGGATGTCCTCATTATGGTAGTTGTTGGGTCACTTTCTCAGTACCAGCTGAAGAAGCACAAACCAATTCGAAACTTCTTACAAAGGAGTCAGTATTTGCGGTGGCCTAAAGATTACCAAGATGTAGATTGGTTTTTAGATAACCTCTCTTGCcaaattctgaaggaaaaagaagtgcaAAGGAAAACCAGTGGTATAGAGCTGCAGCCTATACCAAGTGTCTCACACGGACTGTGTGAGTTCCTGGCAAATATCCCATTTCCAACTGTGCCATGGCAGGAATAA